AAGAGCTCCTTAGGCATTTGAGATGACTGACCCTTCTGGAATTGGAGGTGATAAAAGCAGAGAACTCCATTCACACAAGACTATAGGAGGCTCTGTTCAACCCCATACCCACAAATGGCAAGTCCTCAAGTAGGTCCTTTTAAAGATTTCTCCAGCTTTGCCCCTAATCCTGATCTTAGGATTTAGGAAGGGCCAGGCTGCAAGAAGAGCCAGGGTTCAAACCCTTCTCTCTATCCTTCCACCAAGAAAAGcagtggcacaatggaaaggacagtgcttgaaatcaggaagacttttcttccaagttcaaatccagcctcagacacttactatgtgaccctggacaagtcatttgatcctgtttgcctcagttcctcatctgtaaaggaaaaataaaatgagctcgagaaggaaatggtaaacctctcTAGTAAAAATGCCCTCTAAAAAATGGGGTTACGAGGAGGTAGATACAACCGAAAAGATACACCAATAACAAATGGAAAGGACATTGGCTTAGAAGTCAGATGATCAGGGTTTAAGTCCTAGCCTGACCACAGGTAACCTAATTTTTGCCATtgttgtggggggggggaggcggTGTTaattgaatgtcagagctgaaagggaccctaTGAATAGATTCCCTTGCTAGCAATGTTCTCTTGGACAAGTCAATCTCCCTCTTTGGGGccttgtttccttatcttttttaaaaaggaataggtGTTGCATTAGATCACCTTGAAGACGGTCTCCCAGCTCCAaacccatcatcatcattaccattatTGTTGCTCTAATTATGTTCTTGTTGTTACATAAAGACAAcctaaaggtttgcaaagtgttttccttcCAATAACCCAATGTAGTAGTAACAGCCCCAAGAGGAGTCAGTGaaaatattattgtcattatatagatgagaaagtagGATCATCGGTCAAGTGATGTGGCCAGGGTTAGAAAACTAGCAAGTGAATCTGTGGTTCTAAGATCTGTGAGgtacctttcagctctgacattctatgaatcCTCCCATACAGGAAGAACAGAGGTGCCCCCAGTTATCTGTCTGTGTCTAGTCAGTGTCACCGAGGACCTCCTTCTCGTTGGGGGGCGGAGGAGGGGGCGGCAATTGTTTCCCAGGGTTAGCTGGGCTAGGCTGGGTCAGAGTGGAAGCAGGAGACAAGATTCTAGGGTCTCCTTCCAGTCTGGAGCTCAGTTCCTACTAGCTTTTCCCCAAATGCCCTTTAGCTTCGGTCCTGTGGGCTGCTTCTGTGCTGGCATTCCCAGACCCTTTCCTCCTCATCCCCAAAGATCAGGTTATCAAGATTCCAGGGTCCTAGACACCCCTCATCCCAATCAGCTTCTCCATAGGGACTGGAGGGCCCTCCGTCCCTGGGATGACTCCACTACACCCCTTCTCTCCAGGCGGACAGGGCCAGCTGCCTGAGTGTGGGAAGTgctgagggggaggaggaggatgggaagaggggaaaggggggcggagaaggagggaggggagggagggcggCAGGAAGGCTAGAGATGCAGGAAGCAGTCTCGAGTGGGGGGAGGCTTTGTGCTTGAGTTGTCTTCTGGGTCCTAGGGTCCGCCGTGTGCCCCATTTTTAGGCTCTGGGAAAAATGAAGCAGGGGGAACAGGTTTTCTGGGAGTGGAGAACCTCAATCCACTGATAAGAGTATCCAGGGGTGGGGTATCACTAAGGCAACTTCTCAATACTCCCAGGGTTTGGGTCCCCCAGGCTTCTCTTAAAGccgaacttcagtttcctctgcttCTGGGGGCATGGTGTAGAGATGGAGAGACAAGGATGGGGTGGGAAAGAGGGTTAAATCCTTATTCCTTGCCCAGCGCCTAGGAGCAACTATTCTAAAGGCAAAAGTAAACGATAtctgggagtggggggtgggggggggagtcCGACCTCCAGGGCCCATTGGCCTCACCTCCAAGAATCTGTTGTTTCTGTTGGAGAAACGCCCAGTCCAGGAGCTCCAAGGATCCGGGAGAAGGACCGGGACCCTATTTAATCCCACTTTGCAGGCGCCTGAAAGGTCAGAGTGGCAGTGTGAGGATATTTTCCCTCCACCCAGATCCAGACGGACTGGATCTCGTTTTCTTAGCTATTCCGCCTCTCTCCAACCCCCAGAGCTGGACGCATAGGGGTACTCCCTAAAAGCAAGTCCTTCCGACATACTCATTTCCCACCCAGGTTCTGAGTTTGGGGGGAGTTGCAAAGAAGCAATTCGAGCGTGCCCCCTTTTTTTTGAAGGGGTGAAGCAGCTGTGTTCAGGTCTCTGGACTGGAATAAGAGATGGAAATGGACAGGCTTGCAGTTGATTGGTGTGTTGGCGGTGGGGGTTTAAGGGGCGGATCCACTAGTGTGACTGGCCCTCTAAGCCTGGAGAGAGGGTTCCGCTGCGAGGGGGAGACTGGGGCCCAGGTCCCCGGAAACCCCTGTCGCTTTAGGACCCAGAAGGGCCCGTCCCCCAGCGGCCGCTAAGAGAAGGGCACCGGCTCAGTTCTCAGGCAGCAGCGGCTgtggcagagggagagaaagacagaggaaaaggggagttgggggggagggaagcaggcagacaggcaggcaggccgGAACAGAGGGGGAGCGGAGCCTGGACCGAGCTGGGGCTGTGCAAGAGAACAGTGACAGCAGCATAAGAATCTCGAAGAGCTCCGAGGCAGGACCATGGCTCCCGGGGTCCCTCGGCCCCCAGAGATCCGAATCTGCCATCCCGGGTGGGGGATGGACTGACTGCCTGCTCGCCTGTCTCTCGCTGACACCGCCGCCTACAATGTGAACCGGATTCCTCCCGCCGCTTGTtcggggggaggggtggggagggaggggggctcCGACTGTGGTCGGCCGCTTGTTTTGGGGGGTCGGATCCGAGTGAGCCCCTTGGagggttttgggggggggaggggatccGGACAGTAGCCGGTCCCTTGTTCGGAGGAGGAGCAGAGAAAGGGGGGATGCGAACCCGGCTCCCCCCATCATGATGAAGACGGAGCCGCGCGGCCCCGGGGGCCCCCTTCGGAGCGCTTCCCCTCACCGCAGCGCCTATGAGGCTGGTATCCAGGCCCTGAAAGCCCCGTCCGATACCCCGGGGGCAGACGAGGCCCCGAAGGTTCCCCATCACAAGAAATATGGCTCCAACGTCCACCGGATCAAGAGCATGTTCCTCCAGATGGGGACTGCTGGGCCTCCCGGAGgctggggagaggggagcagCGGTGCGGGGGGAGCCGGACCCCCGGAGCCCCCTCCCCGGGTGGCTGAGCGTTCGGTGCGCCTCTCCCTGCCCAGAGCCAGCAGCCTCAACGAGAACGTGGATCACAGCGCGCTGCTGAAGCTGGGCACCAGCGTGTCGGAGCGGGTGAGCCGCTTCGACTCCAAGCCGGCGCAGCCGCCCCAGCCAGCGCTGCCGCCCCAGCCGCTGTCCAGGCTGCAGGAGACAAGGAAGTTGTTCGAGCGCAGCCCCGCCGGGGCGGCGGCCGGGCCGGGCGGCGACAAGGAAGCCGCCACCCGGCGGCTCCTGAGACAGGAGCGGGCCAGCCTGCAGGACCGGAAGCTGGACGTGGTGGTGCGCTTCAACGGCAGCACCGAGGCTCTGGACAAGCTGGACACCGACGCCGTGTCCCCGACCGTCAGTCAGCTGAGCGCTGTCTTCGAGAAGGCGGACTTAAGGTCTGGCCTCCACCGGGGGCCCGGGGCGCCGCCGCTCAACTCCAAGCTGGTCAGCAAGAGGTCTCGGGTTTTCCTGCCTACGCCTCCAGCCCCATCTGGTGATGGGCCCACCGAGAAGGAGCGGGGCCCTGGAGGGCAACCGCAGCCTCCGGGGCAGCCTCAGCAGCCACTGCATCGCTCGGCACCGGTCCGCCCGCCCCCCAAACCCCGGGAGGTGCGCAAGATTAAGCCGGTGGAGGTGGAGGAGAGTGGGGAATCGGAGGCCGAGGTAGCAGCTGGAGAGGTGATCCAGGCTGAGGTGACCGTCCACGCGGCCCTAGAGAACGGAGCCGTGGCTGCAGCGGTCCCCGCCGGGCCCCCAGAGGAGCAGAGAGCTCAAGCTGCCCCGGAAGATGAAGGGGACGCAGAGAGGGGAGTAGGGGTATCGGGGGGAAGCCGGGTGCCTGAAGTGGCCCCAGAAGAAGGGGATGAGTCCAAGAGGGAGGACTTCTCCGAAGCGGACTTAGTGGACGTGAGCGCCTATAGTGGGCTTGGGGAGGACTCTGGGGGTAGTGggctggaagaggaggaggaagaggacgacgaggaagaggaagatggagagCCCCCCTACGAGCCAGAATCGGGGTGTGTAGAGATCCCAGGGCTCTCGGAGGAGGAGGAGCCGGTCCCCAGCCGGAAGATCCATTTCAGCACTGCACCCATCCAAGTAAGTGAGGTCCCTTGGCACCCACTCCCCCCAACCCCCTGCCATGTGCGCTCCGCCCGCCTCCGCCCTGCCAGCTGAGGTTGGCACGTTGAGTCAGCTCCCTCATTGGTGGGAACCCTGCCCCCTCCCAGCTATTCCCTGCAGCCCTGACCCAGAAGTGATTATTTTTGGGAGGGGGTATTGCTCTGTTAGAACTATTTATATGGGATAAAACAAAGCTCATCAGAGTCTCCCTCAAGAAGCTGTGCCTTGTGTCGGAGTTTAAGGGAAGGCATCAGGCTAGCATTGCACCAGTCTCCCTCCCCATGCCCTACATCTCTTGCATCCCCCTCCAGCGGAGGTGGCTGTCAGGGTATCTACAGTTAGCCATCCTTCAGATCCCCTTAGGCGCGCTggcctcctcttcccttcctcccccacctcctactatgtatcagagggagaaggtggagagggaggaagaggaggtgacTCTCCCTTTCCTGCTCACCCACACAGTTGCCTGGGGCAGGCAGTCCATGCCCTGCCCTCGATAATGCCAGATTATTTTTCCCATTCCCAGAAATCCCTTCATTCAGGGAGCCTGGGGGCAGACAGTGGAATAGTTGGGGGATGGGTATGGGGAGAAGAGGGTAGCAGCTTGAGAGCTCCTTTAGAAAAGACTCCAAAGTTAAGGGAGAGGGCACACAAAACAGAGGCAGATGGAACAAACCTGAGAGATCGTTGcgctcttccccctcccccaaaagggGAGAGGCCAGAAGGAAGTAGCGCTTTCTCCTGTCCTATCTAAATCAGCATTTCCCCCATTTCAACTTTGCAGAAGTGAAAGAGGGAAGTAGCCAAGGGAGAGCTCAGGAGTGGGATCACATGACTCCCAGGGTGGTAGGGAGGTGATAGGGTCTAGGGACTTTCTTCTTCTGGGGACTTCCCTCACACctacccctcacccccacctcactGGAGCTCCTAAAGGATCAGGGTTTTCCTTGGTGATGTTAGTAAAGATGGATTGAGATCTCCAGGGTGAGGACCTTGAGGTCTGTCTCAGGAAGGGTATTGGAAGGGCTGTTAAGGAGGCCTAAGAGTGAGGctccctggggatataaagaaaaaagggatgGGGGAATGGAGATGATCCACAAAGGGAGGGGGTCTGATTCGTACCTCCTCCTTCTTTATAATCATTTAAAAGGACAGATACCCCAAGGGTCACCCATTTGTGAGATCATAATGAACCCCTCTCCCCCTATAACagaatagaatgttagagttagaaaaaaaggaTCTTGCAGATTACTTAGTCctacccttttattttatagaggatAAAATTGAGGCTAGGAGGCTCCACACTTTCAGTAACAGTGAGAAGGAGGTGGGTGGAGGGAGTTGGACTCCTTGAACTGCTTCTCCATTAAGATTCCCCTTTTTAAGCCCTAGTTCCCTCCCCGCCATGCTCACTAccatgcctaataaatgcttttgattctTTAGATGAGAATGAAAAGTGTACTTAGGAAGTCtcctgtgcatgtgtgtgtgtgtgtgtgtgtatgtgtgtggacagaggaagagaggtGTTGCCTTTCCTCCATGGTTTTGAACTCTCTCCCCCAGATCTAGCCCTAGAACTAAGACTCCAGAATTCTCTGGCTTGAGTAACTTTGGTGCCTGGccttcccttccctatccctCCCCCTCCTAGACTGGCATGAGGGGCTAGCATtccattctcccccccccccatatgtTTGTTTATCATTTCCATAACAACCTTATGGCCAATGACCAGCCCTTCCTTCCCTAGGGATTGGGAGAGGCAAAATTTCCCTTCCCTAGTCCTTAAGCTCTCCCCTTCCAGCCAGGCTCAAATGGGAAGGGTTAAAAGTGGGTGGTCACATTGCTTAATTACAATCAGAACCAGCATCATACCCCTGGGTAATGGGAGCAGAGCGTCCAGGCTCTGATAGCCCTTTCACCAGTCAAATCTCCCCCAGCCAGATGAAGTTATGGTCactgaatgtcagaactgggaagagaccttagaaacatcactctagtccaattctttcctttcccagaggaggaaacaggattagttgaaggaaaatgacttgcccaaggtcacacagacaattAATGGCAGAGACAAACCTAAAACTCAGACCTTTTGACTGCTTTATACCATGCTGTCCTTTTCTCAGGGTATAGGAAGGAGATAAAGCCTtggtagggagagggaagaggagaaggtaagAGATAGGGAGTCCTCTGACCCATTGAGAAGACCCCCTTGGGGCAGGTGAGGCTATCAGGAATTGTTTGACCTTGTTTCTCTAGGTCCTACTCCAGGATATTTTGGCACCCAAAAAATGTTTTGGCTAGAGCCCCTTGAAACCTGTGACTTTGAGAGGCTAATAGGCTTTTAACCTTGACCTTTAGAAAACCTGACTATAATTGAGACCTTAGATTAAAGACTTGTGTAAGTGTGAGTTGTAAATGGTTTCTGTTCTATGACGACTTTTGGGGGGATTTCATGCTCTTCCACCTGAAACTCTGATGTTGGGGATTTGTTCCCCCAGCCCATTCTCCAGGGACATTGACAACCCTTTGATACTTGGGATCCCAAAGCTATAAGACCCATAAATTGATACCTCTgaaggagggtgggggtgggatcagtcaacaagcatttacctgGCTTAGATGGGATGGCTGTGTGGCTGGACCAGACCCCTCTGAGGCCGAGAGAAACACAAGACTCCAGCTCCTGTCATTGGGGAGATAAGACACACACACCCCATGGGAAGATAGCTAACTTGACAAAGCAGCAGTGTGATAAGTGCCTGCCAGAGTGTGAGGTGCAGACAATGAATGGTGTAGGATTCAGAGGAGCCAGAGATCCCTGTGGGCTTAGGTGAGCTGAGAAGGCTTCTGGGAGATAGTGAATTTGGAGCTGAGCCTTCaaagtttggtttggtttttgataggaaagagaggagaaggacaGGCCTGGCCTGGGTGGTTTGGGTGTGAGCAAAGGCAAGGAGCTGAATTTAAGAGACTGCGGTGGAATGAATAACTCACCAGTCGGACTTGCTATCAgcaacacctgagttcaaatcttgcttctgactcTCACTAGctcatgtgaccctggaaaaatcacccTGAGCCttcattccctcatctgtaaaataggtctAATAATAAATCTTACCTTTTGTGAGGCCCAATTGGAATAAAAagcacttttaaaactttgatggcactatataaacattagttatCGTTAttgcttggggggaggggaaggggactgTGAGTAGACCCATTTGGGCGACTGGTAGCCATTCCCATAGGGTGAGTATTAGGAAGTGAGAAGACAAGAATGGAAAGATATGCACAGGTTGGTTTAAAGCATCCCCACCCATAGCTGGTCCCTGGAGCTTAATCTGCCAAAATGACCTGAGTTCTAGTTCCAGCTTTGTCACTAGCTACCCAAGTTCTGTCCCCtcttcagacctcagtttccacttctgtaaaatgagaaggttgtaaTAGATGGGCTGGCTCTAAGATCCTTTGTTCTAAAGGTCCCTGCAGCTCTAACATTCCGTGACTCTTTGTCCCCATCCCCCAACTCACAGTTGAGTGGAAGACTGGCAGAGCAGAGGACTCAGGGGTGCCTATACTGCCCTCATTCCACTGAGCAGAGAAATGAGATTGCCCTGGTCCTGGCATTAGAGTGAAGGTGGGATGCTTTCTATGGGGCATCGGGGGAAGTATGAGAAGCTAGTACTCCCCTCCCACTAGCCTAGGCTGTCAGATGGCCTCAGTTCCCCCACCCCTCGCCCCCACTTGGCACTGAATGGTGCCAACCTGTCGTTAGAAGCACTGAAGCATGAAAATGCCACCATCTCCAAAATGATCCTCATTAATCTGCTACTGTGGACACCCACACAAGCACCACACCTCAGGCCCAAAGATGGGGACCTTTTCGCAGAATGTGCCCTGCATGGGGCTGGCATTTGCAGTGCTGAGAACCCTTAAAGACGCTGTCCCTGCTCTGTGTCTGTTATATCTTCTGGGAGCAGAAAGGACACCCTTTGGAGAGGCTGTTTAGAGCTCCTTGGATTCCTCAAAGCTTCTCTTAAGTTAGGACAGTGGCATTGGTTCTGGTGCTTTCAATCAGGCATTCTTTACAGAGCCTCAGGTGGCATGACCCATTGGGTAGACTGGAACATTTTATGGTACCCTAGTGAGACTAAAGAAGTTCAGGCTTCACTCTCTAGTCATGCCCATGGGCACTACTGGTGAAGCAATATCTGGTTATAGGGATGTAGGGAGATGGGGGGAGGATTGGGGAGGATATTGaatgttctttttctctcctaGTGGAAGAGATCCCTGTGGGAGGTGCCAAAAGAAAATGTGTGTTGTTAGGggtttctttggggggggggggtgtttttgttttttcagactCAAATGAGGACAGTCTCAATTCAGTGACCTGATATGTGGGCACTGGAGAGTGCAACTAAAGAAAGCTTGGGCCACTATGATCATGTGAAGAAAAGCCCTTCTCACTAAAAAGAAAGGGGGGCAGAAGGCCTGGAATTTTTCCCctttgcctcccctccccccaatgtCTTCTCCCCATTCCCCAGAAATCAGGTTACAGACAGACACAGGATTCTTCTGTGTCCTCTCTGGCTTCTGTCTCCTGTTGTGTCTCCTTTTCTTTATCCATTTCTTTCctgctcttctctccctcccctccccctttcccgtCTCACACCCaattcccctcctctttctccccatctgGCTCCCTCCATACTCATCTCTATTTTCCTCTTGTGTTTTCccatccttcttctcctccccccctttttcttgcccttttatttctccttcattttccatcCTGTATGATTTTCTCTCCC
The DNA window shown above is from Notamacropus eugenii isolate mMacEug1 chromosome 2, mMacEug1.pri_v2, whole genome shotgun sequence and carries:
- the PPP1R9B gene encoding neurabin-2, with the translated sequence MMKTEPRGPGGPLRSASPHRSAYEAGIQALKAPSDTPGADEAPKVPHHKKYGSNVHRIKSMFLQMGTAGPPGGWGEGSSGAGGAGPPEPPPRVAERSVRLSLPRASSLNENVDHSALLKLGTSVSERVSRFDSKPAQPPQPALPPQPLSRLQETRKLFERSPAGAAAGPGGDKEAATRRLLRQERASLQDRKLDVVVRFNGSTEALDKLDTDAVSPTVSQLSAVFEKADLRSGLHRGPGAPPLNSKLVSKRSRVFLPTPPAPSGDGPTEKERGPGGQPQPPGQPQQPLHRSAPVRPPPKPREVRKIKPVEVEESGESEAEVAAGEVIQAEVTVHAALENGAVAAAVPAGPPEEQRAQAAPEDEGDAERGVGVSGGSRVPEVAPEEGDESKREDFSEADLVDVSAYSGLGEDSGGSGLEEEEEEDDEEEEDGEPPYEPESGCVEIPGLSEEEEPVPSRKIHFSTAPIQVFSTYSNEDYDRRNEDVDPMAASAEYELEKRVERLELFPVELDKDSEGLGISIIGMGAGADMGLEKLGIFVKTVTEGGAAHRDGRIQVNDLLVEVDGTSLVGVTQSFAASVLRNTKGRVRFLIGRERPGEQSEVAQLIQQTLEQERWQREMMEQRYAQYAEEDEETGEYATDEEEEMSPTFPGSEMAIEVFELAENEDALSPVEMEPEKLVHKFKELQIKHAVTEAEIQQLKRKLQGLEQEKGRWRAEKAQLEQSVEENKERMEKLEGYWGEAQSLCQAVDEHLRETQAQYQALERKYSKAKRLIKDYQQKEIEFLKKETAQRRVLEESELARKEEIDKLRDKISELEGNLQTMRNSNST